A region of the Lycium barbarum isolate Lr01 chromosome 1, ASM1917538v2, whole genome shotgun sequence genome:
cttttcccaaaaaATAATGATAAACACTTTTCCTGTTAAATTAGTAAAAGATAATGTCATTAAAGGTGTTTAACTTACTTTATAAAATTGTGAAAATTTAAAAGTGTCTTGACATGAAAAATGACAAACGTTGAAAATGGAACGGGAGGAAATTCTAATAACTTGGTTTTGCGAAGGGTATTGGCgaaactacaaaaaaaaataagaaattatAAGTTAAAAAATCATTATATAAACTATCAACTGATGTGTTTTGGCTATATTTGATTTGTAACactttactactattaagaagcaccggttggtgctctttttcgtcgtccgttgtggaccCCCCCTCCccgtaataaaaaaaataattttgggcctcatattaaacaggtccataaaaaaaattgtgggccccatatatattaaacaacaactaatattaaaaaaaattatgggccccatagtAAATACCATccagtttttaaaaaaaaagtgaaacccaccacatccaaactcacgggaaaaaaaaatggaccccatattaacaaaatcaagcaatattgaaaaaaaagtgaatcccatatttaaaaaacaaacaatgttaaaaaaaaatgtgggacccatattaaacaccatgcgtattcgtagcaaacactaatataataaagttttaaatacggagcacaaactacaatgttatattaatcgtgttttgaacatagtatcccatattgacaaaatcaagcaatatataaaaaaaaaatgtagactttgtattcttagcaaacactaatataataaaattttagatacggagcacaaattataatgttatatcaatcgtgttttgaacatagtatatataaaaaaaaaaattgggtcccatattaaacaggcccataaaaaaacaaaattgtaaaaaaacaattgtgagccccatatatattaaacaacaactaatattgaaaaaaatgtgggccccatattaaacaccatccagtattaaaaacaaaaaaaaaaagtgaaactcatcacatccaaactcacgggaaaaaaaaagtgaaccccatattaataaaatcaagtaatattaaaaaaaaaagtgaatcctatatttaaaaaacaaacaatgttaaaaaaatttgtgggccccatattaaacaccgtgcgtattcgtagcaaacactaatataataaagttttaaatacggagcacaaactacaatgttatattaatcgtgttttgcaCATAGTATTCCAtgttgacaaaatcaagcaatatatatataaaaaaaaaaaaagtgaaactcatcacatccaaactcacgggaaaaaaaaaagtggacccatattaacaaaatcaagcaatattgaaaaaaaaaagtgaatctcatatttaaaaaacaaacaatgttaaaaaaaatgtgagtcccatattaaacaccatgcgtattcgtagcaaacactaatataataaagttttaaatatggagcacaaactacaatgttatattaatcgtgttttgaacatagtatcccatattgacaaaatcaagcaatatatatataaaaaaaatgaatcccaaattgtgggtcccatattaaacaccatccagtattaaaaaaaaagtggaactcaccacatccaaactcacgggaaaaaaaagtggaccccatattaacaaaatcaagcaatattgaaaaacaaaagtgaatcccatatttaaaaaccaaacaatgttaaaaaaaaatgtgggccccatattaagcACCAtggtagcaaacactaatataataaaattttaaatacggagtacaaactataatgttatattaatcgtgttttgaacatagtatctcatattgacataatcaagttgttatgttcactaaaataaatatacttaaaatatatagaatttaatgcaaaagacaacatgacaagtaaaatgagctacaccgagaatatttaccaaaaattaaaaaatagtatttcttcgtttaaatagaaaatcaatttctactttgtttcgttttaaacatgtaaaattaatttaataattagaattagaattatccaaatcaaaatttgataaaaaataataagtattttacacctttaaattaatcgaattaaaattgaaagtatgcttaaatattgctattgttttatctcaaagagaggaaaatagtttccttttaaacaagtcttctcttttaaaaaatattaataaatttgccgattttatattcatagcaaacattaatataataaaattttagatatggagcacaaactacaatgttatattaatcatgttttaaacataatatatatactctctctctctctctctctctctctctctatatatatatatatatatatatatatatataatcaatattcaaagacaactacatacacataaatgcactataatctaaagtgtgcGCACGGGCCTAGACCGTCTAGTAACTTATAGACATCTTTAATACGTACACGTAAATAAATTAACAAGTGCTTGTAAAATGATCATAACCTTCTTAATTTCTCTCCCTCTTAATATTTAGAATAACATATTTTGATAAATTCTTGTGAAATGATCATAACCTTCTTAATTTCTCTCCCTCTTAATATAACATATTTTGATAAATTTTATCTAGGTATATCATCACAATCACAAtcataataattattttattattttttgcaACTAAATTAGGTCATAAAAATATGGATGGACCACTTGCTTATATAATAAAAAATGACAACATTATAAGCCATAGGAGCTGTACGATATCCTTGTCAAACTTTAGGACGAAAGCAACCCCATAATTATCTTTGGCTTAACACACATCGTATAAGACTTGGCAACTACCTTATCCAATATTTATAGTTATTTGGGAATTTCTTGTCTAAGACGTTTCTATAAGAAGAGTAAACTAATCTAAGCAAACTATATGCTGTAAATACTTTTGTACCCAGTGTTAACACCAAATTTATCATAATTAAGTGATTTAATGAGGCAAGAATCCATATTAATTAACCATCATAAATATTTAATCGCACTCGATGTTTACACCAAAATCATGTAAGTTTATCATAATTAAATGATTTGATAAgatgaaaatatatattaattaactATGGTTAGGTTCTACAAGTCTATATGCAAAGATATATATGTCCTACATATATTGGTTCGGTGTAAACACCTAGTGCGGATAAGATATTTATTGACTTAATGTGATAGGAATAAGTTTTCACTGTTTACTTGCATATAATTAAAATCAAACAACTAAACCCCATTTTCAAAGGGGATCATATACGATATTTTGTGTTATGGGGTTTTTTAAATAAGAAATTTAAGTGATTAATTTTgaaatacataaaatttatacGTAATTCATCAAATACATTgagatgaaataaaaaaaaaattaaacattaGAAATTCCCTATTTATTTAGTAACTTTTTATGAACCTTTCAAaatagaatacacaatataattTATTAAGTCATTCGTGTTTCCAGTTTAAGAGTTTTTGAATGTATATTATGCAATCTCAATTTAAAATGACTTCTTTAACTATTGATTTGATTTTACACTATCAATGTATAGAAGTTAAACCCGCAATACCATACTTAATTATCTGGGTTTATTAAGTCATTTTGTTTGAATGGATTGTATTTTAGAGCAAAATGCTAATTTGTCTAAAGTTAGAAATCTTATTTAGGAAATGAAAAAGGTAGCTTTTAACATCATGAGACCTTACAAGGAACTATTTAGGGGACAGATATTCTCTTTGACCTCGAGATAAGATATCAATTTATGAAGGATGTTAACTAGAAGCAATAGAGTGTGAAAGAGAGACATTGTCAAGTTTCATAGACAATAAGCATTAGTGTTCAATGAATTTGAATAactaatattgaaaaaaaaaaggatcaaagAGCACTTTCCTTATAAAGCAGTTGTCTTTATGTCTTTGTGGAGATAAAAGATGTTCTACGGTTTTGAAGTCATGTTAATTTGGGAGATTTTCTGAAAGATTGAACAAGCCTCAAATTTTATCAATCTGGTAGGATTTCAAGGTAATTCAACAACACAGATTGTAAACCGTTATAAGTCTTGATAATTCGATAGGACTTGAAGGCAACTCAACAACATGTGTTGTAAAATATTGCTACAACATGCTTTGTAAAATATTGCTAAGTAAGTCTTGACAATTTGGTAGAACTTCAAGGTACTTCAACAACACATGTGCAAACGGTTACAAGTACGTTTGACAACCTGATAGGATTTGAAGGCAACTCAACAGTATGCGTTGTAAAGTGTTACGAGTGAATCTTGACAATCCGGTAGGACTTCAAGGTACTTCAACAACATATGTTGTAAAGAGTTACAAGTAAGTCTTGACAACTTGGTAAGACTTCAAGATACTTCAACAACACACATTGCAAATAGTAACAAATAAACCTTGACAATATGATAGAACTTGTGAATAATTGAACAACACAGATAAATCTTACCAATCCGGTAGGATTTCAAGGTTATTCACCAACACAGTTAATAAACGAttacaagtaaaaaaaaaaaagataatattTCAAGGCAGCTTTGTTTAACTAAGTTTGAGTATTTCCCAATCCAAATCCATATTTGAAGTGAATGGTATATATTATCATtgctgctctttaatttttgactTTCAAAATCGAATTTATATTAGAGGGCATACTGACGCTTCACaatatccacaagttatgccCGTTCCCTTGAATAACTCATACCTACTAGGCATAggttcgattttgaaggacaaaccgtGTAATTATTCTGACACTTCTGAGAGAAATCTAGGCCCAATTTGTAAATGGGCTTTATATTATCCAACAAAAAAGTTGAGCCCTTTAACATCACATTTGGCCCACTAAAATCAAAACTTTCATATTCAGATTCCTTTTTTTTTGCTCAATCATTTGCCACCTTAGAATTTCACAAACCATCATTTTTTAAGATTTGATATTATTCCACAAatcacaaaataaaaaataaaaaaattgatctTTTAGAATCAAATAAAATACAGTAAAACAACCAAAACCCTAATTTCCAAATCGAATTTACATTCTTCATTTCAAAGGTTAGCCTTCACATTCCACAATTTTTCCCCCTCTTTTTTGGCTgttgatttgattttttttagttaCATATTTAGTATTAAGGGTATGGTGATTTAAAAAATATTTCATTTCTGGGATAGTGAATTGAGTTATTCTTATTTGTCAAATTTTACAATTAATTTAAAATGACTTCTTTAACTATTGATTTGATTTTACACTATCAATGTATAGAAGTTAAACCCACAATACCATACTTAATTATTTGGGTTTATTAAGTCATTTTGTTTGAATGGATTGTATTTTAGAGCAAAATGCTAATTTGTCTAAAGTTAGAAATCTTATTTAGGAAATGAAAAAGGTAGCTTTTAACATCATGAGACCTTATAAGGAACTATTTAGGGGACAAATATTCTCTTTGACCTCGAGATAAGATATCAATTTATGAAGGATGTTAACTAGAAGCAATAGAGTGTGAAAGAGAGACATTCTCAAGTTTCATAGACAATAAGCATTAGTGTTCAATGAATTTGAATAactaatattgaaaaaaaaaggatCAAAGAGCACTTTCCTTATAAAGCAGTTGTCTTTATGTCTTTGTGGAGATAAAAGATGTTTTAAGGTTTTGAAGTCATGTTAATTCGGGAGATTTTCTAAAAGATTGAACAAGCCTCAAATTTTATCAATCCGGTAGGATTTCAAGGTAATTCAACAACACAGATTGTAAACCGTTATAAGTCTTGATAATTCGATAGGACTTGAAGGCAACTCAACAACATGTGTTGTAAAATATTGCTACAACATGCTTTGTAAAATATTGCTAAGTAAGTCTTGACAATTTGGTAGGACTTCAAGGTACTTCAACAACACATGTGCAAACGGTTACAAGTACGTCTGACAACCTGGTAGGATTTGAAGGCAACTCAATAGTATGCGTTGTAAAGTGTTACGAGTGAATCTTGACAATCCGGTAGGACTTCAAGGTACTTCAACAACATATGTTGTAAAGAGCTACAAGTAAGTCTTGACAACTTGGTAAGACTTCAAGATACTTCAACAACACACATTGCAAATAATAACAAATAAACCTTGACAATATGATAGAACTTGTGAATAATTGAACAACACAGATAAATCTTACCAATCCGGTAGGATTTCAAGGTTATTCACCAACACAGTTAATAAACGAttacaagtaaaaaaaaaaaaaaaaaaaattcaaggcaGCTTTGTTTAACTGAGTTTGAGTATTTCCCAATCCAATTCCATTTTTGAAGTGAATGGTATATATTATTATTGCCGCTCTTTAATTTTTGACTTTTAAAATCGAATTTATATTAGAGGGCATAGTGACGCTtcataatatccacaagttatgccCGTTCTCTTGAAGAACTCATACCTAcgaggcataagttcgattttgaaggacaaaccgtGTAATTATTCTGACACTTCTGAGAGAAATCTAGGCCCAATTTGTAAATGGGCTTTATATTATCCAACAAAAAAGTTGAGCCCTTTAACATCACATTTGGCCCACTAAAATAAAAAACTTTCATATTCAgatcccttctttttttttgctcATTCATTTGCCACCTTACAATTTCACAAACCATCATTTTTTAAGATTTGATATTAttccacaaaataaaaaaataaaaaaaattgatcttTTAGAATCAAATAAAATACAGTAAAACAACCAAAACCCTAATTTCCAAATCGAATTTCCAAAGGTTAGCCTTCACATTCCACAATTTGATTTTTTTAGTTACATATTTAGTATTAAGGGTATGGTGATTTAAAAAATATTTCATTTCTGGGATAGTGAATTGGGTTATTGTTATTTGTTAAATTTTACAattaatttagttttttttttaaataaattattttatcaTTGGGTGATTTCAAATATTTaatttagatttttattttttctctttttgctGTTGATTTGATTTTTTGTTGAATTTAGTTATATATTTGAAATGAAGGGTAGatattattattgttgtaaaATGCAAATTAGTAAGTGAAATTATGTATTTGTTAATGGAATTTAATGGATTAGGAGTTAATTAATTATAGTTTTCATCATATggtaatttcaaaaaaaaaaaaaaatcatttctggGTCAATGAATTCGGTGTTTCTTAATTTCCCAATTAATTTAgggaattttttttcttaaaaaaaattgtttgaaaTTGCAGAATTTAATTAAATATTTGAAATTAAATGAATATATTGAGATCTTGTTAGTTTGGGATTGAAGGGTAGATgctatttttataaaataaacaTTAGGAAATGAAATATTGTATGTGCAAAATAGAATTTAATGTAATAGTGTAAACTTAATTTTAGTTTTCATTTCTCAGGTCAGAGTTcatattttacaaaaaaaaaaaagaaaaaaaaagtctttTAGTTGATTGGATTTACTGTAGAATTTAGTTACATATTTGAAATGAAGGGTTGATATTATTATTGTAAAATGCAGATTAGGAAGGGAAATTATGTATTTGTAAATTGAATAACATGTAATAGAGCTAATTAATTTAGTTTTTCATCATTGGctaattttgaaaattttcatttCTGGGTTGGTGAATTTGGCGTTTCTCGaaattttcttgaagttttgTTTTTCTGGATTTATTGATTTACAGGCATATTCTCTTGGATTTCCAACTTATTTGCTAAGTTgcgcggactcttcactttcgttGCCGCACCcatgtcggattctccaaaatgcactacttttggagtatCCGACACGCACCTGacgatatttttgaagagtccgtgcAACATAGCTTATTTGGGACTAAGGCAtactagtagtagtagtagttgttgttgttgttgagtatTGTTGGATTAATTTCAGGTTTAAATATGGCGGATGAGAACGCTGCCAATGGGGATGTTTTCGATGATGCAGTGGAGATCGAAGGAGAGGAAGATTCGGATGCTGCATTGAAAACCGCTCCACTGACGCAGAAAATAGCCGCATTAGAGCAAGAAAATAATCAACTTTTTCATGAGAACCAAGTCATCAAAGAGAGGATGGAGAAATCGAAGCACTCGATTGAAGAAATACAGAATGAAAAAATCGAGTTGCAGAAGAAGGCGGAGAGGCTTGAATCCGAAAACAAGTCTTTTGGATCAGTAGCTGCTCGAGCAGCAGAGCTCGAGGGTGAACACTCTCGACTGCAACACGATCTCATAACTGCGATGAACGATCTGGAAGAATCGAATTCTGAATTATCGAAACTGAAATCGGTTCTAGAGGGGTTAAAGAGTAGCGAAAATGAGAAGAGCGAGAAACTGAGCGCTATTGAGAGTAAAAGGAATTTATTATTGTTGAAAGTCGAGAAACTGGAAGCTAGTGAAAAAGATCGGAGAGCTGAAATAGAAGGGAAGGAAAAAGAAATTAGGGGTTTGAACAAAAAGATCGAGGATTTGAAAGCTACTGTGAAGAACAACGAGGCGTGGAAAAAGGAGAAGGAGGCACTTCGCACGGTGAAAGATGAGTTGGAGAAGAGGGTAAAAGAAATGATGGGGAGAGTGACCGAGTTGGAGAAGAAGTTGGAGGAGAAGGAAGCATTGATTACTGAAAGAGACGTCGACAGCAATATTAACGGTATTTCAGCAGAGGATAAGGTTAAATCTCTGGGTGGCAAAGTAAACTTAACGGCGGTGGCTGCATCTTCCGTTGCTGCAGCTGCTGTAGTTGGCATTTTCTGCTATCTTCGATATGCAAGAAAACCATAAAGTCGAGCTTTTTTACCTGACCAAGTATGGACGTTACAATTTTTTGATAGCGCTTTTAGTTATGTTGGGCTACCTTACTTAGCTTTTGGCTCTCACCTTATACTAGAATTCCATGTGTTATCTTGATTGGCTAGTGGCCATGAACTACGTTTTGTTTGCTAAAGTGGACTAGGTGACATATTTCTGTTAGTACTTTTCTCTCGGCTGTGGGAGTTTTTATTGCAaccatttttttcttcatttaaACAAGTTTGTTGGTGTATAACCATTAAAAGAAAGTATTTGTATCGCACTGAATTCATATGTAGTACTGAATTCATATGTAGTACTGAATTGTCTCAAATAATTGAGTTCGTGTATAACTCTCCTTTAGCCTATTATTTTGACTACCTAAAGTGTTGGCGCTCTATGTTCGTTTGAAGCCAGAGTGTTGCTTTGGCAATTATATTACAATCTTGTGGTGATTTTCCTTCTGATTAGATTAACTACTGGTGCCTGTCTAATTTGAAAAATCGCTTTAGTATTGGGGAAACTAGAaaaaaatctctatttcagtATTTTTACGTGTCTTTTGTAGAGGTCTTGTATCTTCTTTGATGAAGTGACTCTGACCTGATAACCGAGCTGCTGCTATGAAATTACTGAGTAATATCTGCGGTCATCATGTGTGGGGTTTTCAGAGGATTTGCCTGTTTTAACTTTTTACTGCTCTTTCCAATAATTTTAAACAAGTTATCTCTACTCTGAAATGCCCTAAATTTTAAGGTCTCTAAGTTCTCGTGCTTGACCGTCTTCCTGCAAACCAGTCTTGAAGTTCTCATCTGAGTCAATTGCTGGATATTTTGTAGATTCATGGCTTTTACATTCAAATGTGTATGTTAGTTCAAGAATTCTTGCTTCACCATGGCAATAATTGAAACCTTTCGTTGCACATTGTGTGATATATCATAGCTTGCTGATTTATGTTTGCTAAGTTGTTATAACTCAGACTTGGTTATGTTCTTGTACTTCCCTTCAAATGTTTTTGATTGTTTCTTGTCATTCATCCTCCCATTTGCTAAATTATGTACCAGGTTTTGGCTTAGGGGCCTCTCTCGGGAAGGTTATTTCATCATGAATTGGCTGAAATGGAAGTGAAGATTCATGTAGTCTATCCCAACTGTTTGGGATTGAGgcgtagttattgttgttgttgctgctgtagTGCTACATGCTTTATAACTTTCCTTTTGAATGAAAATCCCATGGGGAGGGTACACAGAGAGTAATAACTGATATAGTTGAAGCACATCCTTTTTTAGTGAACACTGTTGTTTACTATTGCCAAAAAGATGATAAGTTGAACTAACTCAAAGCTTGGTATTTGAAAATTTGAAGGGTAACATGCTGATAGGGGTGGATCTCCTGTTGAAAGTTACAGGTTCTGCAGAATTCAATAGCCTTGGTTTAGACCCTGTATTTGCATTCCACGTAACGTGCGTACATAACTTATCCTAAACCCAGTTGTTGTTCCATCATTCAAAATGCATAAACTTAAAATCCTGAACCGACTTCCGAACATGTAAGAGGCCACAAATAGTCACTAGTTAGCTCATGTAATTGAAAAATATAGAGCCGAAAAGTGACCAATTGATACTATTTCTATTTATTTGGGACTAGACTAGACTGGATTTAAGTTTTCTTTTTGGTTGAACCTTAGGCTGTTTGTTATGGATCTAGCTCAAAGTTGTAAGCTAGCCATGCAAATCTTGGCCTAGGCAATAAATAGCAGCTGCTAGTTCTAGTCTTGTGAAatcaagcaattaattgcaaccGACACCCTTGACCTTGCTTGAATATCAAGGCAAAGGTTTATAAATGTTCGTTCCCTTTATAGATTTCTTTTACAGGATTGTAAGACTTTATATTGAGGCGATTGTTGTTAAAAGAATTGCCAACATGATTTTTGGTAAATTATGGATGAGTAAATTTTCTGATTTAAGGATATAAAATCAAACCATGCCTCAATCCTAAATTAGTTGGATCGATCATACAGATTTTAAATGTTCATATCGTTCTATTTCAATCTAGTTTCGACGATTCATTGTAATTAAGCCACGTTTATCGATTCATTGTAAATTGTAATTAAACCATGTTTATGTCAATAATCGCGATCCAAATCGATTATCCGAGTACAGAGCCATCTATATTTTGCAATGAAGTaaattcatcctcaaatgttttTTGATTTAACTTGTTTATGTTCTTGTACTTCCCTTCAAATGTTTTTGATTGTTTCTTGTCATTCATCCTCCCATTTGCTAAATTATGTACCAGGTTTTGGCTTAGGGGCCTCTCTCGGGAAGGTTATTTCATCATGAATTGGCTGAAATGGAAGTGAAGATTCATGTAGTCGATCCCAACTGTTTGGGATTGAGGCGTAGTCATTATCGTTGTTGTTGCTATAGTGCTACATGCTTTATAACTTTCCTCTTGAATGAAAATCCCATGAGGAGGTGTACAGAGAGTGATAACTGATGTAGTTGAAGCACATCATTTTCTAGTGAACACTGTTGATTACTATTGCCAAAAAGATGATAAGTTGAACTAACTCAAAGCTTGGTATTTAAAAATTTGAAGGGTAACATGCTGACGGGTGGATCTACTGTTGAAAGTTATTGGTTCTGCAAAATTCAAAGCCTTGGTTTAGACCCTGTATTTGTATTCCACGTAATGTGTGTACATAACTTATCCTGAACCCGGTTATTGTTCCATCATTCAAAATGCATAAATTTAAAATTCTGGATCTACATCTCAACATGTAAGGGGCCACAAATAGTCACCAGTTAGCTCATGTATTTGAAAAATATAGAGCCGAAAAGTGACCGATTGGCACTATTTCTATTTAATTGGGATTAGACTAGACTGGATTTAAGTTTTCTTTTTGGTTGAACCTTAGGCTGTTTAAGTTATGGATCTAGCTCGAAGTTGTAAGCCAGCCATGCAAATCTTGGCCTAGGCAATAAATAGCAGCTGCTAGTTCTAGTCTTGTGAAatcaagcaattaattgcaactGACACCCTTGGCCTTGCTTGAATATCAAGGCAAATGTTTATAAATGTTGTTCCTTTTATAGATTACTTTTACAGGATTCTAATGTTATGGACTTTATATCGAGGCGATTGTTGTTAAAGGAATTGCCAACATGATTTTTGGTAAATTATGGATGAGTAAAATTTCTGATTTAAGGATATAAAATCAAACCATGTCTAAATCCTAAATTAGTTGGATCGGTCATACAGATTTTTAATGTTCATATAGTTCTATTTCAATCTAGTTTCGACGATTCATTGTAATTAAAATAAACCATGTTTATGTCAATAATCGCGCAATCCAAATCTATTATTCGAGTACA
Encoded here:
- the LOC132629719 gene encoding peroxisomal and mitochondrial division factor 2, with the translated sequence MADENAANGDVFDDAVEIEGEEDSDAALKTAPLTQKIAALEQENNQLFHENQVIKERMEKSKHSIEEIQNEKIELQKKAERLESENKSFGSVAARAAELEGEHSRLQHDLITAMNDLEESNSELSKLKSVLEGLKSSENEKSEKLSAIESKRNLLLLKVEKLEASEKDRRAEIEGKEKEIRGLNKKIEDLKATVKNNEAWKKEKEALRTVKDELEKRVKEMMGRVTELEKKLEEKEALITERDVDSNINGISAEDKVKSLGGKVNLTAVAASSVAAAAVVGIFCYLRYARKP